In Uranotaenia lowii strain MFRU-FL chromosome 2, ASM2978415v1, whole genome shotgun sequence, one genomic interval encodes:
- the LOC129744604 gene encoding dTTP/UTP pyrophosphatase-like, protein MLKPILNQIGTKRVVLASGSPRRQELIQNIGLSNVQLCPSTFEENLDKTRYSFAEYVAETAYHKVLEVYRRLSGESTIDSSLRPDIVIGADTMVTMDGKMYGKPKTPEVAFQMLSELMGRQHIVYTGVVIKYHDREVKFTEACKVNFGKATAEQIQAYVDTGEPLDKAGGYGIQGIGGTFVEKIEGDYFTVVGLPLYRISAELCKMFDYRVEEN, encoded by the exons ATGTTGAAACCAATCCTCAACCAAATAGGAACGAAACGGGTAGTGCTGGCCAGCGGATCTCCCCGGCGCCAGGAGCTGATTCAAAACATT GGTCTGTCCAACGTTCAGCTGTGTCCATCGACCTTCGAGGAGAACCTGGACAAAACGCGGTACTCATTCGCGGAGTACGTGGCCGAGACGGCTTACCACAAGGTGCTGGAGGTGTACCGGCGGCTGTCCGGCGAATCGACGATTGATTCCTCCCTGAGGCCGGACATCGTAATCGGTGCCGATACGATGGTCACCATGGATGGGAAAATGTACGGCAAACCGAAAACGCCAGAAGTCGCATTCCAGATGCTCAGTGA ATTGATGGGCCGGCAGCATATCGTCTACACCGGAGTGGTCATCAAATATCACGACCGGGAGGTAAAGTTTACGGAAGCTTGTAAGGTGAACTTCGGCAAGGCAACGGCCGAACAGATTCAGGCATACGTCGATACCGGAGAACCACT TGACAAGGCCGGTGGCTACGGAATTCAAGGAATCGGTGGAACGTTTGTGGAGAAAATCGAAGGCGATTACTTCACCGTGGTCGGACTGCCTCTATATCGGATATCGGCTGAGCTCTGCAAAATGTTCGACTATCGGGTGGAGGAAAATTGA